One genomic window of Corythoichthys intestinalis isolate RoL2023-P3 chromosome 18, ASM3026506v1, whole genome shotgun sequence includes the following:
- the znf346 gene encoding zinc finger protein 346 isoform X2 codes for MIRDHSNLFTDNLCSVCNAVLISESQKLAHYQSKKHGNKVRRYLSIQNEKEPESKKFKSLSSDNNDTDNSISDPMKICDTCKMSFTSAVMANSHYQGKIHAKNLKLKAVDPLTLVQQATPASSKKKAAAAATAEVAAAAITAGNGSEGGDPDRFCAICQASFNNAQMAQQHYLGKKHKKHLAKQDLMKLYGKPATPASTAKGLPCTLCNIELNSVDQYQSHISGAKHKNQMKKSGLSQSDNQQPSGPENKQTDGDKQSARNKNQESGNGMVEGKDAREHFAPTDDTFVTEGFEADDNFFGMGGDIFPSSEDKFNMDS; via the exons ATGATCAGGGACCACAGCAACCTATTCACCGATAACCTTTGCAGTGTCTGCAATGCCGTGCTCATCTCAGAGTCACAGAAGTTGGCTCACTATCAG AGTAAGAAACACGGCAACAAGGTGCGACGTTACTTGTCAATCCAAAATGAGAAGGAGCCAGAGTCGAAAAAGTTCAAGTCGCTTTCCTCTGACAAT AATGACACAGACAACAGTATATCGGACCCGATGAAAATTTGTGACACGTGCAAGATGAGCTTCACATCGGCAGTTATGGCAAACTCTCACTACCAGGGCAAGATTCACGCCAAGAACCTCAAACTCAAAGCGGTGGATCCATTGACCT TAGTCCAACAGGCCACACCGGCGTCATCCAAGAAGAAGGCGGCGGCAGCAGCAACGGCGGAGGTGGCGGCGGCAGCAATTACAGCTGGCAATGGCAGTGAAGGTGGTGACCCGGACCGCTTCTGCGCCATCTGTCAAGCATCCTTCAACAATGCGCAGATGGCCCAGCAGCACTACCTGGGCAAAAAGCACAAGAAGCACCTAGCCAAGCAGGACCTAATGAAGCTCTACGGCAAGCCTGCCACACCGG CATCCACAGCAAAAGGCTTGCCGTGTACACTGTGCAACATTGAGCTCAACTCTGTGGATCAGTACCAGTCTCACATTAGCGGTGCAAAACATAAGAACCA AATGAAAAAATCTGGCCTGAGCCAATCTGATAACCAGCAGCCATCCGGTcccgaaaacaaacaaactgacgGAGACAAGCAGTCGGCcagaaacaaaaaccaggagtcGGGAAATGGTATGGTCGAAGGCAAGGACGCGCGCGAGCACTTTGCGCCGACGGACGACACGTTTGTGACCGAAGGTTTTGAGGCGGACGACAACTTCTTCGGAATGGGAGGCGATATATTTCCTTCTTCGGAAGACAAGTTTAACATGGACAGCTAG
- the znf346 gene encoding zinc finger protein 346 isoform X1 produces the protein MMAVAMETEQFPYLPSGLEQVNKMIRDHSNLFTDNLCSVCNAVLISESQKLAHYQSKKHGNKVRRYLSIQNEKEPESKKFKSLSSDNNDTDNSISDPMKICDTCKMSFTSAVMANSHYQGKIHAKNLKLKAVDPLTLVQQATPASSKKKAAAAATAEVAAAAITAGNGSEGGDPDRFCAICQASFNNAQMAQQHYLGKKHKKHLAKQDLMKLYGKPATPASTAKGLPCTLCNIELNSVDQYQSHISGAKHKNQMKKSGLSQSDNQQPSGPENKQTDGDKQSARNKNQESGNGMVEGKDAREHFAPTDDTFVTEGFEADDNFFGMGGDIFPSSEDKFNMDS, from the exons ATGATGGCGGTCGCGATGGAGACTGAACAATTCCCATACTTGCCTTCGGGGCTGGAGCAAG TCAACAAGATGATCAGGGACCACAGCAACCTATTCACCGATAACCTTTGCAGTGTCTGCAATGCCGTGCTCATCTCAGAGTCACAGAAGTTGGCTCACTATCAG AGTAAGAAACACGGCAACAAGGTGCGACGTTACTTGTCAATCCAAAATGAGAAGGAGCCAGAGTCGAAAAAGTTCAAGTCGCTTTCCTCTGACAAT AATGACACAGACAACAGTATATCGGACCCGATGAAAATTTGTGACACGTGCAAGATGAGCTTCACATCGGCAGTTATGGCAAACTCTCACTACCAGGGCAAGATTCACGCCAAGAACCTCAAACTCAAAGCGGTGGATCCATTGACCT TAGTCCAACAGGCCACACCGGCGTCATCCAAGAAGAAGGCGGCGGCAGCAGCAACGGCGGAGGTGGCGGCGGCAGCAATTACAGCTGGCAATGGCAGTGAAGGTGGTGACCCGGACCGCTTCTGCGCCATCTGTCAAGCATCCTTCAACAATGCGCAGATGGCCCAGCAGCACTACCTGGGCAAAAAGCACAAGAAGCACCTAGCCAAGCAGGACCTAATGAAGCTCTACGGCAAGCCTGCCACACCGG CATCCACAGCAAAAGGCTTGCCGTGTACACTGTGCAACATTGAGCTCAACTCTGTGGATCAGTACCAGTCTCACATTAGCGGTGCAAAACATAAGAACCA AATGAAAAAATCTGGCCTGAGCCAATCTGATAACCAGCAGCCATCCGGTcccgaaaacaaacaaactgacgGAGACAAGCAGTCGGCcagaaacaaaaaccaggagtcGGGAAATGGTATGGTCGAAGGCAAGGACGCGCGCGAGCACTTTGCGCCGACGGACGACACGTTTGTGACCGAAGGTTTTGAGGCGGACGACAACTTCTTCGGAATGGGAGGCGATATATTTCCTTCTTCGGAAGACAAGTTTAACATGGACAGCTAG